One stretch of Podospora pseudoanserina strain CBS 124.78 chromosome 4, whole genome shotgun sequence DNA includes these proteins:
- the SCT1 gene encoding Glycerol-3-phosphate/dihydroxyacetone phosphate acyltransferase (EggNog:ENOG503NVRF; COG:I) codes for MSETTQLQTQQAVAPQSAANPKPAKELYPMVGWKYDSFLWIMSLLEDTFFREVHPRSAWRVPKHGPVLFVAAPHANQFVDALVLLRTLQKEAKRRVSLLIAQKSVSGFIGWASRQVGCVPVGRPQDSAKPGQGTVYLPNPVDDPTLVRGIGTNFTEFGEVGGIIFLPSAKGQSGESLDISEVIGPEEVRIKRPPKGKLAMSQLTGRDDVDANGKLLNKEDKKPREGYQGIKYKIAPHVDQSKVFQAVFDRLASGGCVGIFPEGGSHDRTELLPLKAGVALMALGTLADHPDCGLKIVPVGMNYFHAHKFRSRAVVEFGAPLDIPRNLVDAYSNGGTEGRREAVGQVLDMVHEALSAVTVSVPDYDTLMVIQAARRLYNPTGKPLPLPVVVELNRRLALGYEKYKEDPRVKELKEAVTEYNKQLRYLDIRDHQVEKAKLSWFTVVATFLQRVVILFLLSAGVIPGLLLFAPVFIACKVISHKKAKEALAGSVVKVQGKDVIATWKLLVALALAPLCYNTYAIITLYMVHKHRYYGWVPEWVPFWAVYIACCIFFILLTFAALRFGEVGMDILKSLRPLALCINPASSYNVAKLRERRAELKAQVTDIINTIGPEMFPDFEHSRLLAPADSAARAAARREAGVNSPPISPNRPSYDRRSSYGVSVNGSDSPPFQAPTRRNTTSSSRNIPYNESFSNIAQAQIFATRPTTPSNHSRASSSGGRPGSAGFPVAGFTTLDSAEGFDEASKKIRAAMKERGEMRRRKSQARQFMMGDEGTSEEDGSDGVEFGDRRKGQ; via the exons ATGTCCGAAACAACACAGCTGCAGACGCAGCAAGCGGTGGCACCCCAGAGTGCCGCCAACCCAAAGCCCGCGAAGGAGCTCTATCCGATGGTGGGCTGGAAGTATGACAGCTTCCTCTGGATAATGTCGCTGCTGGAGGACACGTTCTTTCGAGAGGTGCATCCGCGTAGTGCTTGGAGAGTGCCCAAACATGGCCCTGTTCTGTTCGTGGCTGCCCCGCATGCCAACCAG TTCGTCGATGCTCTCGTTTTGCTGAGAACACTACAGAAGGAAGCCAAAAGGCGAGTTTCGCTGCTTATCGCGCAAAAGTCAGTGTCTGGCTTCATCGGATGGGCATCTCGCCAGGTGGGCTGCGTGCCAGTAGGACGACCGCAGGACTCGGCGAAGCCCGGTCAGGGCACTGTTTACCTTCCCAATCCAGTGGATGACCCTACGCTTGTTCGTGGGATCGGTACCAATTTCACTGAATTTGGAGAGGTGGGCGGTatcatcttcctcccttcGGCTAAGGGTCAGAGCGGAGAAAGTTTGGATATTAGCGAAGTTATTGGACCCGAGGAGGTTCGCATCAAGCGGCCGCCCAAGGGGAAGCTGGCCATGTCACAGCTTACTGGCCGTGATGATGTGGATGCGAATGGCAAGCTTCTCaacaaggaggacaagaagcccAGGGAGGGGTATCAGGGCATCAAATACAAGATCGCGCCGCATGTGGACCAGTCCAAAGTGTTCCAGGCCGTGTTTGATCGTTTGGCGTCTGGGGGTTGCGTTGGTATCTTCCCTGAGGGAGGCAGTCATGATCGGACTGAGCTGTTGCCTTTGAAGGCGGGTGTGGCGCTGATGGCGCTGGGAACACTGGCGGATCATCCTGATTGCGGCCTCAAGATTGTGCCTGTGGGCATGAATTACTTCCACGCTCACAAGTTCCGCTCGAGAGCCGTTGTGGAGTTTGGGGCTCCTTTGGATATTCCGCGGAACCTGGTTGACGCGTATTCGAACGGCGGGACGGAGGGGAGACGTGAGGCGGTGGGTCAGGTCTTGGACATGGTACACGAAGCCCTGAGCGCTGTCACCGTTTCGGTGCCCGACTATGACACCTTGATGGTTATTCAGGCTGCGAGACGGCTTTACAACCCGACCGGCAAGCCACTGCCGCTTCCTGTGGTCGTCGAACTTAACAGGCGGCTGGCCTTGGGCTACGAGAAGTATAAGGAAGATCCGCGCGTCAAGGAGCTCAAAGAGGCGGTCACCGAGTACAATAAGCAGCTCCGGTACCTCGACATCCGGGACCACCAGGTTGAAAAGGCGAAGCTTTCGTGGTTTACCGTTGTCGCAACGTTTCTCCAGCGCGTTGTGATattgtttcttttgtctgCGGGTGTGATTCCGGGTCTGCTGCTTTTTGCGCCCGTGTTCATCGCCTGCAAGGTCATCAGTCAcaaaaaggccaaggaagcCCTCGCTGGCTCTGTGGTCAAAGTCCAGGGCAAGGACGTCATTGCTACTTGGAAACTGCTGGTCGCCTTGGCTTTGGCTCCTCTCTGCTACAACACCTATGCCATCATCACGCTATACATGGTGCACAAGCACCGGTATTATGGCTGGGTCCCTGAATGGGTACCCTTCTGGGCTGTGTACATCGCCTGCTGCATCTTTTTCATCCTACTCACCTTTGCCGCATTGCGCTTTGGAGAAGTTGGGATGGATATTCTGAAGTCGCTGCGGCCACTTGCCCTCTGCATCAACCCTGCGTCCAGCTACAATGTGGCCAAGTTGCGGGAGAGACGCGCCGAGCTGAAGGCGCAGGTGAcggacatcatcaacacgATTGGCCCCGAGATGTTCCCCGACTTTGAGCACAGTCGCTTGTTGGCTCCAGCTGATTCCGCCGCCCGGGCAGCAGCTCGCAGGGAAGCCGGTGTCAACAGCCCGCCCATCTCACCCAACCGGCCTTCCTACGACCGCCGTTCCAGCTATGGCGTCTCAGTCAACGGAAGCGACAGCCCGCCATTCCAGGCACCCACAAGAAGgaacaccacctcctccagccgcAACATCCCCTACAACGAATCATTCAGCAACATCGCGCAAGCGCAGATTTTTGCTACCAGGCCGACGACGCCTTCTAATCACAGTCGGGCAAGCAGTTCGGGGGGCAGGCCGGGATCGGCTGGTTTCCCGGTGGCTGGGTTCACGACGTTGGATAGCGCCGAGGGATTTGACGAGGCGAGCAAAAAGATTAGGGCTgcgatgaaggagaggggggagatgagaCGGCGAAAGAGCCAGGCGAGGCAGTTTAtgatgggggatgaggggactagtgaggaggatgggagtgatggggttgagtttGGTGATCGGAGGAAGGGGCAgtga